The genomic segment GACATTTCCCAGGGAATATTGTCACAAAGACGTAAAAGCACTCGAGTTTTTCCTTTTTTGTCGCACACTTTTTCGTGAAAACAGGATGAAAATGATTAAACAATATGGCACAATCGTAGAGAAAGTAATAGCTTGTCCAACGTTCACTTTCTATTTTGGGCGATCAGCTGTAACTTTTCTTGAAAAAATATCGTTTATATAAATAGAATTTACATTTTAATGATTGTTGTTCAAAATCATCCAATGTATGATGAAATGTGTGTTGTTTAACGGATCTCCGCCTTTAGTTGGATTCGTTATACGGCTATTGTCTCTATAGGTTTGATCTCTGGTACGGTATACTTTGTACTGCCGTTAAGAAATCATTCCGGCAAGGGCCATTTGAAGAGCCCAATTGTGAAGAAAGTGGTGGTGACCGTGAAAAAGCAAAAAAAGGTGATGATATTAACCGGGAGCTATGGCAACGGCCATTTACAAGTAGTTAATGCATTAAAAGCATCCTTTGAGCAAACCGGTACTGATTATATTGTCATTGATTTGTTTAAGGAAGCACATCCGTGGATGACCGCTATTACAAAATATCTATATATTAAAAGCTTCACTGTGGGACAGCGTCTTTACAGCTTCTTTTATTATTCAAGCAAGCAAATGGATCATGATCAGTCCATTACCCGTGTTTTTAATGCTTTCGGCT from the Litoribacterium kuwaitense genome contains:
- a CDS encoding MGDG synthase family glycosyltransferase, translated to MKKVVVTVKKQKKVMILTGSYGNGHLQVVNALKASFEQTGTDYIVIDLFKEAHPWMTAITKYLYIKSFTVGQRLYSFFYYSSKQMDHDQSITRVFNAFGWRKVRQLIKEHEPDMIVNTFPMLAVAEYKRKTGDTIQTCHVLTDYCLHNRWLHPLVDHYYVATEQLKQQLLILALPMARESRLAAFL